In Myxococcus stipitatus, the following are encoded in one genomic region:
- a CDS encoding SDR family oxidoreductase, with protein sequence MKDWAIITGASRGIGQAAAARFRQEGWGVLNLSRGPSGVPGVVDLSVDLGSRDWEPRVEATLRDTVGPSPRRVSLVHNAALYEHDDALMLTAEHVRRVLEVNLVAPAVLNRLTRPYLSEGSSILYVGSTLSEKAVRGNATYVTSKHALVGLMRATCQDLVGTRIHTACVCPGFTDTELLREHLGDKPELRATIASKSTFGRLITPEEIAHVLYFCATTATVNGAVLHANLGQVET encoded by the coding sequence GTGAAGGACTGGGCCATCATCACGGGCGCCAGCCGGGGCATCGGCCAGGCGGCGGCGGCGCGCTTCCGGCAAGAAGGCTGGGGCGTGCTGAACCTGTCACGCGGCCCGAGCGGCGTGCCTGGTGTCGTGGACCTGAGCGTGGACCTGGGCTCGCGAGACTGGGAGCCCCGCGTGGAGGCCACGCTGCGAGACACCGTGGGCCCCTCCCCCCGGCGCGTCAGCCTGGTGCACAACGCCGCGCTCTATGAGCATGACGACGCGCTGATGCTCACCGCGGAGCACGTGCGCCGGGTGCTGGAGGTCAACCTGGTCGCGCCCGCGGTGCTCAACCGCCTGACGCGGCCATACCTGAGCGAGGGCTCCTCCATCCTCTACGTGGGCTCCACGCTGTCGGAGAAGGCCGTGCGGGGCAACGCCACGTACGTGACGTCCAAGCACGCGCTCGTCGGGCTGATGCGCGCCACCTGCCAGGACCTGGTGGGCACACGCATCCACACCGCTTGCGTGTGCCCCGGCTTCACCGACACGGAGCTGCTGCGCGAGCACCTGGGCGACAAGCCCGAGCTCCGGGCCACCATCGCCTCCAAGTCCACCTTCGGGCGACTCATCACTCCGGAGGAGATCGCCCACGTCCTCTACTTCTGCGCCACCACCGCCACGGTGAATGGCGCCGTGCTGCACGCCAACCTGGGCCAGGTGGAGACCTGA
- a CDS encoding 6-pyruvoyl trahydropterin synthase family protein, translating into MPRTTTLELHKEEMKFSAGHFTIFSATHRENLHGHNFTVFVALTGEVTDNGMLSDYGPLKRTIIERCHAWNETFFLPDRSPHLKLERDAKGNVLARFNGEELHFLARDVTVLPVANVTLEELARVFGEELVGDGSAMRRDGVLKLVVKCASGPGQWSSWEWEAA; encoded by the coding sequence ATGCCACGCACGACGACCCTCGAGCTCCACAAGGAAGAGATGAAGTTCTCGGCCGGGCACTTCACCATCTTCTCGGCGACTCATCGAGAGAACCTGCACGGCCACAACTTCACCGTCTTCGTCGCCCTGACGGGAGAGGTGACCGACAACGGCATGCTCTCCGACTACGGCCCGCTGAAGCGGACCATCATCGAGCGCTGCCACGCCTGGAACGAGACCTTCTTCCTGCCGGACCGCTCCCCGCACCTGAAGCTGGAGCGGGACGCGAAGGGGAACGTGCTCGCGCGCTTCAACGGCGAGGAGCTCCACTTCCTCGCCCGGGACGTGACGGTGCTCCCGGTGGCAAACGTGACGCTGGAGGAATTGGCGCGCGTCTTCGGCGAGGAGCTGGTGGGGGATGGCTCGGCGATGCGCCGCGATGGTGTCCTCAAGCTGGTGGTGAAGTGCGCCTCCGGGCCCGGGCAGTGGTCCTCGTGGGAGTGGGAGGCGGCGTGA